A genomic region of Chryseobacterium sp. KACC 21268 contains the following coding sequences:
- a CDS encoding tail fiber domain-containing protein, translated as MSAYCQMGINTTAPQAVLDITGMDISNPTNMDGLLIPRINQFPAINPTATQNSMLVYLSIPTPAASTFGINDTGFYYWNYSQLKWIGLDSSKTTWLLSGNGSTVDGINYIGTSDDVPLSFRINSQKAGRLSSTETFYGYKAGNSNVGNFNTAIGESSLFSNSTGNHIVAIGSNSMHSNLTGTENTAVGANAMHDNTTASANTAIGYEALYSNTKSGENVAVGYQALKSNQKDSNTGVGYQSLFSNTNGDSNTGIGKESLRNSTTGNANTGLGREALRMNTSGNNNSGFGTNSLRNNTIGNDNTAGGYISLFSNEVGSGNSAYGINSLFHNLSGNFNAGFGKETLYNNTTGNHNVAMGFASLYSNTTGDQNIAIGMEAARDNISGTGNIIIGNEASRTNQTGNNNVAIGNSALYNNNSGSNNTAIGHQADVLYGNLTNSMALGNGAQVNQSNKVRIGNNDITIIEGFVAMTVASDRRYKKNIKTISLGLDFINRLNPVEYIKTNNSEKTKEWGLIAQELQETLKSVDYNNAGLISSDKTKENFLSVRYTDLLAPMIRSIQELSEMYKINETLQKTIKDQQRKIDELCIKLEDLENRLNALSSSK; from the coding sequence TTGTCTGCATATTGCCAGATGGGCATCAATACTACTGCACCACAAGCAGTATTGGATATTACAGGTATGGACATATCAAATCCTACAAATATGGATGGTCTTTTAATACCAAGGATCAATCAATTTCCAGCCATAAATCCTACTGCAACGCAAAACAGTATGCTTGTTTATCTATCGATTCCTACACCAGCGGCATCTACATTTGGTATCAACGATACAGGATTCTATTACTGGAATTATTCACAGCTAAAATGGATAGGTCTGGACTCTTCAAAAACAACTTGGCTATTAAGTGGAAATGGCTCAACAGTCGATGGTATCAATTATATTGGTACTTCAGATGACGTACCACTTAGCTTCAGGATCAATAGCCAGAAAGCCGGCAGGCTATCTTCTACTGAAACTTTTTATGGATACAAGGCAGGAAATAGCAATGTGGGAAATTTTAACACGGCCATCGGAGAGAGTTCATTATTTTCAAACTCAACTGGTAATCATATTGTAGCCATAGGATCGAATTCAATGCACTCCAATTTGACAGGTACTGAGAATACTGCAGTTGGGGCAAATGCTATGCATGATAACACGACGGCCTCCGCAAACACAGCCATTGGTTATGAGGCATTATATTCAAATACTAAGTCAGGCGAAAATGTCGCTGTAGGATATCAGGCTCTCAAAAGCAATCAAAAGGATTCCAATACTGGTGTAGGCTACCAATCCTTATTTTCCAATACTAACGGTGACTCCAATACAGGGATAGGTAAAGAATCATTGAGAAATTCAACCACCGGCAATGCCAATACCGGCCTTGGAAGGGAGGCGCTAAGAATGAATACATCCGGAAATAATAACAGTGGTTTTGGAACAAATTCTCTGCGCAACAACACAATAGGAAATGACAATACGGCAGGTGGTTACATTTCATTATTTTCAAATGAGGTGGGATCAGGTAATTCGGCCTACGGTATCAATTCTTTATTCCATAATTTGTCTGGAAACTTTAATGCGGGATTCGGTAAAGAGACGCTATATAATAATACGACTGGAAATCATAATGTTGCAATGGGTTTTGCCTCACTGTATTCCAATACAACCGGAGACCAAAACATCGCAATAGGAATGGAAGCTGCACGGGATAACATTTCAGGCACAGGTAACATCATCATTGGCAATGAAGCCTCGCGGACTAATCAGACAGGGAACAATAATGTTGCAATTGGAAATTCAGCGCTATACAACAATAATAGTGGTAGCAATAACACAGCGATAGGTCACCAGGCAGATGTTTTGTATGGAAACCTGACCAATTCAATGGCATTGGGAAATGGTGCTCAAGTAAATCAGTCCAACAAAGTAAGAATTGGAAACAATGACATCACCATTATCGAGGGCTTCGTCGCTATGACTGTCGCTTCTGACAGAAGATATAAGAAAAATATAAAAACGATCTCACTGGGGTTAGATTTTATCAATCGTCTGAATCCGGTTGAATATATAAAGACTAATAATTCTGAAAAAACCAAAGAATGGGGACTGATAGCACAGGAACTTCAAGAAACGCTTAAATCTGTTGATTACAACAATGCAGGGTTAATTAGCAGTGATAAAACAAAGGAAAATTTTCTGTCAGTACGATATACTGATCTGCTGGCACCGATGATCAGAAGTATCCAGGAGCTATCTGAGATGTATAAAATTAATGAGACGTTACAAAAAACTATAAAAGATCAGCAAAGAAAAATAGACGAATTGTGTATTAAACTTGAAGACCTGGAAAATAGATTAAATGCTCTATCCTCATCGAAATAA
- a CDS encoding helix-turn-helix domain-containing protein: MLLITLLALILSSENLLAQSPEAYNKIYTKAYLEISQKDFPRAIQIADSLYNISESPRYKAKSLMLSATLMQQSGEIKNAVEYALNADQILLGSDEYIWKAKISGFLASQYRNLQLYNESKKYIDQTIETVSQINDPRMVNQTMGFIMQEKAYYEIDQKNYNQSVINIAESENYFKLSGQTNDFLTANNEQLLGLSYFHLKDYSKALFYYQHSLDKLGKMSDNFLKALVLNGLAKTYLAKKDPSNAKIFIEEAQKLADESNYLNLKNEIYQTSQKYFALIKDLDNLELNKAKQDSVQEKISVKSSAFINDSYSGLKKKNDELARDSNAKNMLLLTTILVLLSGCAYFIFYKQRQKRSLNKVKQILKDFEQIKKDTVEDVTTDIVGSEKDAVSPENIGLPISEPSTLMTDITEKKILYNLEKFEESLLFTQNTISLPYVAAYCGTNTKYLSYVVNTHKKKDFKNYINELRVRYIILKLKNNSNYQKYKISTLAEEAGFSSQSKFAAAFKKITSVNPSEFLDHLKSQQLNSL; this comes from the coding sequence TTGCTTCTTATTACACTTTTAGCATTGATTTTATCGTCAGAAAATCTTTTAGCACAAAGTCCGGAAGCATATAATAAGATTTATACAAAAGCTTATCTGGAGATTTCTCAGAAAGATTTTCCAAGAGCTATCCAAATTGCAGATTCTCTTTATAATATTTCCGAATCTCCGCGTTACAAAGCAAAGAGCCTAATGCTATCAGCGACCCTTATGCAGCAGTCCGGAGAAATAAAGAATGCCGTGGAATATGCTTTGAATGCAGACCAGATACTTTTAGGAAGTGATGAATATATATGGAAAGCAAAAATTTCCGGCTTTTTAGCTTCCCAATACAGAAATCTTCAACTTTATAATGAATCCAAAAAATATATTGATCAAACTATAGAGACTGTTTCTCAGATTAATGATCCCAGAATGGTTAACCAAACGATGGGTTTTATTATGCAGGAAAAAGCTTATTACGAAATTGACCAGAAGAATTATAATCAGTCTGTCATCAATATCGCCGAATCTGAAAACTATTTTAAACTCAGTGGACAAACTAATGACTTTCTTACCGCTAACAATGAACAGCTGTTAGGATTAAGTTATTTTCATCTGAAGGATTACAGTAAAGCACTTTTTTACTATCAGCATTCTCTGGATAAATTAGGGAAAATGTCAGATAATTTTCTCAAGGCACTTGTGCTGAATGGACTGGCAAAAACATACTTGGCTAAAAAAGATCCGTCCAATGCAAAAATATTTATAGAAGAAGCTCAGAAATTAGCTGATGAATCAAATTATCTTAATCTCAAAAATGAAATATACCAAACTTCTCAAAAATACTTTGCTCTAATAAAAGATCTTGATAATTTGGAATTAAACAAAGCCAAACAGGATTCTGTTCAGGAAAAGATTTCAGTAAAGTCCTCTGCCTTTATCAATGACTCCTACTCAGGTCTTAAAAAAAAGAATGATGAGCTGGCAAGAGATTCAAACGCAAAAAATATGTTACTACTTACTACAATTCTGGTACTGTTATCTGGCTGTGCTTATTTTATATTTTACAAGCAACGCCAAAAAAGAAGCCTTAATAAGGTAAAGCAAATTCTTAAAGATTTTGAACAGATAAAAAAAGACACAGTTGAGGATGTTACTACAGATATAGTAGGCTCTGAAAAGGATGCCGTTAGTCCTGAAAATATCGGGTTACCAATATCAGAACCATCCACCTTGATGACGGATATTACAGAGAAAAAAATACTTTATAATTTAGAAAAGTTTGAAGAATCTTTGCTGTTCACCCAGAATACCATTTCCCTACCGTATGTAGCAGCATACTGTGGCACTAACACCAAATATCTGTCTTACGTAGTCAATACGCATAAAAAGAAAGACTTTAAAAATTACATTAATGAATTACGTGTACGGTACATCATCCTAAAATTGAAAAATAACAGCAATTACCAGAAATACAAAATTTCAACATTGGCAGAGGAAGCAGGCTTCTCTTCCCAAAGCAAATTTGCAGCAGCATTTAAAAAAATAACCAGTGTAAACCCGTCTGAATTTCTGGATCACTTAAAATCTCAGCAGCTAAATTCACTATAA
- a CDS encoding response regulator, with the protein MRKIILVEDDQAIREFLVIFLESENYTVRSFSTVNEFLNRDQNDLPDLYLFDVMLPDGSGIDLCKEIKRSDNNNGIPVIIMSAHAQLSQLEDFCDPKHFIAKPFDIDVVLNRIKVAIKK; encoded by the coding sequence ATGAGAAAAATTATTTTGGTAGAAGACGATCAGGCAATTAGAGAATTTTTAGTAATTTTCTTGGAATCAGAAAATTATACAGTGAGGTCTTTTTCAACAGTAAATGAATTTTTAAATCGTGATCAGAATGATTTACCAGACCTTTACCTTTTCGATGTGATGCTACCCGATGGGTCAGGAATCGATCTTTGTAAAGAAATAAAAAGAAGCGATAACAATAACGGTATCCCAGTCATTATTATGAGTGCCCATGCACAGCTGAGTCAGTTAGAAGACTTTTGTGATCCTAAGCATTTTATCGCCAAACCTTTTGATATTGATGTGGTTCTCAATAGGATAAAAGTTGCAATCAAAAAGTAA
- a CDS encoding YihY/virulence factor BrkB family protein has product MKKLINFWDILKDTYRDWSARDLGTEAASLAYSAIFSIPGLLIIIIWITGIFFGEEAVRGEITKVIGSMMGKDVGKSLEEMVIGGMVDKENVIMKIVGVVTLVFGATSLFFQFQKSLNKLWDVIAAPKKAWEKYLLDRANSLGMIIVIAFLLLITLMLSSFIGLANDWVIRRFSLETLVIVNIINILVGFLITFFLFAAMFKILPDVEIEWRSVWFGAVVTAGLFTLGKYLLTFYFDKFNPSSAFGTAGTIILLLLWINYTCQIIFFGVEFTKVYAKKMGHAIKPSKHAKWSPQLASMEDSENIVSGAEPRNDKIV; this is encoded by the coding sequence ATGAAAAAACTTATCAACTTTTGGGATATACTCAAAGATACTTACAGAGACTGGAGTGCAAGAGATCTCGGTACAGAGGCTGCGAGTTTAGCATACAGTGCAATTTTTTCAATTCCTGGCCTTCTTATTATCATTATTTGGATCACAGGAATTTTCTTTGGTGAAGAGGCTGTAAGAGGCGAAATAACAAAGGTAATTGGTAGTATGATGGGGAAAGATGTTGGCAAAAGCCTTGAGGAAATGGTAATTGGTGGTATGGTTGATAAAGAAAACGTAATTATGAAAATAGTTGGTGTGGTCACCTTAGTGTTCGGTGCTACATCTCTATTCTTTCAATTTCAAAAGTCATTGAATAAATTATGGGATGTTATCGCAGCACCCAAAAAAGCTTGGGAGAAATATTTATTAGATCGTGCAAATTCGCTTGGAATGATTATAGTTATAGCTTTTCTTTTATTGATCACATTGATGTTGAGTTCTTTCATCGGTTTAGCTAATGATTGGGTAATTCGTCGTTTCAGTCTTGAAACGCTTGTTATTGTAAACATCATTAACATATTAGTTGGATTTTTAATAACATTCTTCCTTTTCGCAGCAATGTTCAAAATACTCCCAGATGTAGAAATAGAGTGGAGGTCAGTGTGGTTCGGAGCAGTTGTCACAGCAGGACTTTTTACTTTAGGAAAATATCTTTTGACATTTTATTTTGACAAGTTTAATCCTAGTTCTGCATTTGGAACTGCTGGCACAATCATATTACTATTGTTATGGATTAATTATACCTGCCAGATCATTTTCTTTGGTGTTGAATTTACAAAGGTATACGCTAAGAAAATGGGGCATGCAATAAAGCCGTCAAAGCATGCTAAGTGGAGCCCTCAGTTAGCATCTATGGAAGATTCGGAGAATATAGTATCTGGTGCCGAACCTAGAAATGATAAAATTGTATAA
- a CDS encoding T9SS type A sorting domain-containing protein, translating to MKTNFSVVMLILFPLLKAQSNCNYSESNPISHGYNCEESILIFTSSVDTIVKGSISAADQIFIIPTQNYSILILPSDPCFSCTEPDNTTTVGTKKGGGRIYNRQRETPKADQGNEIVIRRNPVGNILELSLKDGSLKKIMIFNAMGEEIVNTDYVGKTTELNVSNFTKGIYWVKAITNENKIITKEFIKK from the coding sequence ATGAAAACAAATTTCTCTGTTGTGATGTTAATATTGTTTCCTCTATTGAAAGCGCAGTCAAATTGTAATTATTCAGAAAGCAACCCTATCTCACACGGTTACAACTGCGAAGAAAGTATCTTGATTTTCACTAGTTCAGTAGATACAATTGTAAAAGGTAGCATATCTGCAGCAGACCAAATTTTCATAATTCCGACACAAAATTACAGCATTTTAATATTGCCTTCAGACCCCTGTTTCAGTTGTACCGAACCTGATAATACCACTACGGTGGGTACAAAAAAAGGAGGTGGAAGAATTTATAACAGACAGAGAGAAACTCCAAAAGCAGATCAAGGGAATGAGATTGTTATTAGAAGAAATCCAGTAGGTAATATCTTGGAGCTTTCTTTGAAAGACGGAAGCTTGAAAAAAATAATGATTTTTAATGCTATGGGGGAAGAAATTGTAAATACAGATTACGTTGGAAAAACAACAGAGCTGAACGTTTCTAATTTTACAAAAGGTATTTACTGGGTAAAAGCTATAACCAATGAAAACAAGATAATTACAAAAGAATTTATAAAAAAATAA
- a CDS encoding chloride channel protein, translating to MLTIFKGQDRKGIGAILYEIAQNSSIVSSVKTYSQIVQSAVTVGLGGSAGLESPIAVTGAAIGSNFAQTYRLNYKERTLLLAAGATAGVASAFNAPVAGVMFAFEILLTGVVFTDFIPLVVAAVCGSLLSRILLQEDILFRFHTREAFNYRNVPYYLVLGIVTGLYARYFLIISHQVEHFIKGLKISRLRKAMLGGAVLSLLCVLFPPLFGEGYETVKAYTNGNTNSIIENSLFRYVDIKEWTIIVFLVLVCLLKAFATSFTIFSGGNGGNFAPSLFAGGSVGFLFAIICQQIGFKQVPVSNLVLVGMAGAMSGILYAPLTAIFLIAESSFGYDLFIPLMIVSVISYLIAKWFSPISPELKSLADQGKIFTNGHDKNLLFSLHTEDFIDKYSQTINQNASITELSDIVKKGNKNIFAVIDDDKKLRGILTLDDIRPYFFLNDNDLAPSITKIMKAPAAFIHPDDKPRDILQIFDNTGTWSLPVVDQMNVFIGFISKSSILTSYRQLLKDYSD from the coding sequence GTGTTGACAATATTTAAGGGTCAGGATAGAAAAGGGATTGGTGCAATATTATATGAGATTGCTCAAAATTCGAGTATTGTTTCATCGGTCAAAACCTATTCTCAGATCGTTCAAAGCGCAGTTACCGTAGGCCTTGGAGGATCTGCGGGTCTTGAGAGCCCAATTGCCGTGACCGGCGCCGCTATTGGTTCAAACTTTGCCCAAACTTATCGGCTCAATTATAAGGAAAGAACTCTTCTACTGGCTGCTGGTGCCACGGCGGGCGTAGCCTCGGCTTTTAACGCGCCTGTAGCAGGTGTAATGTTTGCCTTTGAAATTCTGCTGACAGGAGTGGTTTTTACAGATTTTATCCCACTGGTAGTTGCTGCAGTATGTGGAAGTCTTTTGTCAAGGATTTTGCTTCAGGAAGATATTCTCTTTAGGTTTCACACCAGAGAGGCTTTTAATTACCGGAATGTACCTTACTATCTTGTTTTAGGTATTGTGACAGGGCTGTATGCAAGGTATTTCCTGATCATTTCCCACCAAGTTGAACATTTTATCAAAGGACTGAAAATATCGCGGCTGCGTAAAGCAATGCTTGGTGGTGCCGTATTGTCATTGCTGTGCGTGCTTTTTCCACCGCTATTCGGAGAAGGATATGAAACCGTAAAAGCTTATACCAATGGCAATACAAATTCTATTATAGAAAATAGCCTTTTTAGGTATGTAGACATTAAGGAATGGACAATTATAGTCTTTTTGGTTTTGGTTTGTCTTTTAAAGGCATTTGCCACTTCATTTACCATTTTCAGTGGGGGTAATGGTGGTAATTTTGCACCTTCGCTATTTGCAGGTGGAAGCGTTGGGTTTCTATTCGCTATTATCTGTCAACAGATCGGGTTTAAGCAAGTTCCTGTGTCCAACTTAGTTCTTGTAGGAATGGCCGGTGCTATGAGCGGTATTTTATATGCACCACTTACTGCAATATTCCTGATCGCCGAGTCCAGTTTTGGATATGATCTTTTCATACCTTTAATGATCGTTTCTGTAATTTCCTATCTGATAGCCAAGTGGTTTTCACCTATATCTCCTGAACTGAAATCTTTGGCCGACCAAGGTAAGATCTTTACGAATGGGCATGACAAAAATCTGCTTTTCTCGCTTCATACAGAAGACTTTATTGATAAATATTCCCAAACGATTAATCAGAACGCTTCGATAACAGAACTGTCTGATATAGTGAAAAAAGGAAATAAGAATATTTTTGCAGTTATTGATGATGACAAGAAGTTGAGAGGTATTCTTACTTTGGATGATATCAGACCATACTTTTTCCTTAATGACAATGACCTGGCGCCTTCAATAACAAAAATAATGAAGGCTCCTGCTGCGTTTATCCATCCCGATGATAAGCCTAGAGACATCCTTCAGATCTTTGACAATACCGGTACCTGGAGTTTGCCTGTGGTTGATCAAATGAATGTATTTATTGGCTTTATTTCTAAATCATCGATCCTGACGAGCTACAGACAACTGCTGAAAGATTATTCTGACTGA
- a CDS encoding response regulator transcription factor, which produces MINIGIVDDHQLFLDGINSILSLQENLNVVFIADNAKSALHYLQNQSVDILITDISMPEMNGLELIQRVKQDVPKIKIIVMSSFRDMGNRHTIDAYLLKNTSKEKLIKVINDLHYKNEKYYYSDTIEFQDIIVKKNILSTREKEIVSAIGKGYSSSEISKLLHISINTVETHRKNIFFKLNVTTTAQVVSVAIKLGIINY; this is translated from the coding sequence ATGATAAATATAGGGATTGTAGATGATCATCAATTATTTCTTGATGGTATTAATTCAATTTTATCTCTACAAGAAAATCTTAATGTGGTTTTCATTGCAGATAATGCTAAAAGTGCTTTGCATTACCTTCAAAATCAATCCGTAGATATTCTCATCACAGATATTTCAATGCCTGAAATGAATGGTTTGGAGTTGATACAGCGAGTAAAGCAGGACGTGCCGAAAATTAAAATAATAGTAATGAGCAGTTTTCGTGATATGGGAAACAGGCATACCATTGATGCTTATTTGCTTAAGAATACATCTAAAGAAAAGCTGATAAAAGTTATTAATGATCTTCACTACAAAAATGAAAAATACTATTATTCAGATACTATTGAATTCCAGGATATCATTGTCAAAAAGAACATTTTAAGTACAAGAGAAAAAGAAATTGTAAGTGCAATTGGTAAGGGCTACTCAAGTTCTGAAATCTCAAAGTTACTGCATATAAGTATCAATACTGTCGAAACACATCGCAAAAACATTTTTTTTAAACTTAATGTGACAACAACAGCACAGGTAGTTTCTGTTGCTATAAAATTGGGTATAATTAATTATTGA
- a CDS encoding histidine kinase: MRKILLICLIIFNCSFFYSQNRIEKLEQLFDKFTSVIYKDTDSAYYYCRQAEQLNEKIGNDFYKSRCFFLYALYYYNINNNLKSGEYNDKALLLAKRTNNVDALYRIYNLRGVIFFEANEYDKAFNEYQKTKQYLEKKPDNKYFGIIHLNLGNLLIAKGDTVSAVKNYELIPRYSMLAKDTARQMAAYFLIANTFKKKNIKKAHRYYEKAFNLAKLTHDKREQFNIRINQSGNFLDSKNALSNKKALGYLQKAEDIAKQLGDKSLYFYINFNYGAYCMNINDDQNAIKYYELAYKFYDQNTVPIKQKLDILKNLSGIYKKTQDYKKTFEYQNLFYKLKDSLFTIEKENNYSRLLAKFEVEKKNSQIQLLGKENQLQKVKKARMYYVLVFVFFLLILGFLFYQNKLKSQERLNIKQQELNKAKASLDGQTLERNRLAKELHDGVSGSLAGINFMLDKENVNFNSSGIFRIQEQISTVQEEIREISHNLSSRFLEEKTFYQLVQHLAEQNEEKGIFSTEIIFFPQNALEKIEGELKTNLYRIVQELVNNIRKHANANTVEISVTHQEKSVCIMIEDDGKGFCLNNQAGIGLKNIRERLKIFDANMEIDSYPNNGTTITITFTL; the protein is encoded by the coding sequence ATGAGAAAAATACTTTTAATCTGCCTAATTATCTTTAATTGCTCATTTTTCTATTCTCAAAATAGAATAGAAAAATTAGAACAGCTTTTTGATAAATTCACATCTGTTATTTATAAAGATACCGATTCAGCCTACTACTACTGCAGACAAGCTGAGCAGCTTAACGAAAAAATTGGTAATGACTTTTATAAGTCGCGATGTTTTTTTTTATACGCGCTTTATTATTATAATATTAATAATAATTTGAAATCTGGAGAATATAATGACAAGGCACTTTTATTAGCAAAAAGAACCAACAACGTAGATGCGTTATATCGCATTTACAACTTACGGGGTGTCATCTTTTTTGAAGCTAATGAATATGATAAAGCTTTCAATGAATATCAGAAAACAAAGCAATATCTAGAGAAAAAACCTGATAATAAATATTTTGGCATTATACATTTAAATTTAGGAAATCTGTTAATAGCCAAAGGCGACACTGTTTCGGCAGTAAAAAACTACGAACTTATTCCCAGATATTCAATGTTGGCAAAAGATACTGCTAGACAGATGGCTGCATATTTTCTTATAGCCAATACATTTAAAAAAAAGAATATAAAAAAAGCACATCGTTATTATGAGAAGGCGTTTAATCTAGCCAAATTGACCCATGATAAACGGGAACAATTTAATATTCGGATTAATCAAAGTGGCAATTTTTTAGACTCTAAAAACGCATTAAGCAATAAAAAGGCTTTAGGTTATTTACAAAAAGCAGAAGATATAGCTAAGCAGCTGGGCGATAAAAGTTTATATTTCTATATTAACTTCAATTATGGGGCTTATTGTATGAATATAAATGATGATCAAAATGCTATTAAATATTATGAACTAGCTTACAAATTTTATGATCAAAATACGGTACCAATAAAACAAAAGTTAGATATTCTGAAAAATCTAAGTGGCATTTACAAAAAAACACAGGATTACAAGAAGACTTTTGAGTATCAAAATCTGTTTTATAAACTTAAAGACAGTCTTTTTACCATTGAGAAGGAAAATAATTATAGCAGACTATTGGCTAAATTTGAGGTAGAGAAGAAAAATAGCCAAATACAGTTGCTTGGCAAAGAAAATCAGTTGCAGAAAGTAAAAAAGGCAAGAATGTACTATGTTTTGGTATTTGTATTTTTCTTATTGATTCTGGGCTTTCTATTTTATCAAAATAAATTAAAATCTCAAGAAAGACTAAATATTAAACAGCAGGAACTAAACAAAGCAAAGGCTAGTCTTGATGGACAGACTTTAGAGCGAAATCGTTTAGCGAAAGAACTTCATGATGGCGTTTCAGGGAGTTTAGCAGGTATTAATTTTATGCTTGACAAAGAGAATGTCAATTTTAATAGCAGTGGCATATTTAGGATTCAGGAACAGATCAGTACTGTACAGGAGGAAATACGCGAAATTTCCCACAATCTTAGTAGCCGTTTTCTGGAAGAAAAAACATTTTATCAACTCGTGCAGCATCTTGCCGAGCAAAACGAAGAAAAAGGTATCTTCTCTACGGAAATAATATTTTTTCCTCAAAATGCTTTGGAAAAAATTGAGGGGGAATTGAAAACTAACCTTTACAGAATTGTACAAGAGCTGGTTAACAATATCCGTAAACATGCTAATGCTAATACAGTAGAGATAAGCGTTACACATCAAGAAAAATCAGTATGTATAATGATTGAAGACGACGGAAAGGGCTTTTGTTTAAATAACCAGGCAGGAATTGGACTGAAAAATATTCGCGAAAGATTAAAAATATTTGATGCCAATATGGAAATAGATTCATATCCAAATAACGGAACTACAATAACTATAACTTTCACATTATGA
- a CDS encoding HAMP domain-containing sensor histidine kinase yields the protein MDVTARRMITQGKDDFISIASHELKTPVTALKIALQLLERSHEKLSSEVRGKLIDQSVKSLDKLFKLIDELLDTSRMEQGHMKLHKTIFSLAELFDECLSILSQKTDRKITFEGDTSIMVEADNQQIGQVLINFISNAIKYAPASNVTVRVQILNNDKLKITIKHNGPGIPEEKIGNLFERYYRTDYKGQKFTGLGLGLYISAEIIRNHGGNIGVESQLRKGSEFWFTLPLQ from the coding sequence ATGGATGTAACGGCAAGAAGAATGATCACCCAGGGAAAGGATGATTTTATCAGTATTGCCAGCCATGAGCTTAAGACACCAGTTACTGCCCTTAAGATAGCACTTCAGCTTCTTGAAAGGTCACATGAGAAATTGTCTTCAGAGGTGAGAGGCAAATTAATTGACCAGTCTGTAAAAAGCCTCGATAAGCTTTTCAAACTGATCGACGAACTGCTTGATACCAGTCGAATGGAGCAAGGCCATATGAAACTTCACAAAACCATTTTTTCATTAGCTGAATTATTTGATGAATGCTTATCGATTTTATCCCAAAAAACTGATCGAAAAATCACTTTCGAAGGTGATACATCCATAATGGTAGAAGCAGACAATCAGCAAATCGGACAGGTCTTAATAAATTTCATTTCTAATGCGATCAAATACGCGCCTGCTTCGAATGTAACTGTGAGAGTACAAATATTAAATAATGATAAGCTCAAAATAACCATAAAACATAATGGGCCGGGAATTCCTGAAGAAAAAATTGGAAATTTATTTGAAAGGTATTACAGGACCGATTATAAGGGACAAAAATTTACCGGTCTTGGACTGGGACTATATATCAGTGCAGAAATTATCAGAAATCACGGTGGAAATATCGGGGTTGAAAGTCAATTACGGAAAGGGAGTGAGTTTTGGTTTACTCTGCCTCTACAATGA